A genomic region of Cannabis sativa cultivar Pink pepper isolate KNU-18-1 chromosome 1, ASM2916894v1, whole genome shotgun sequence contains the following coding sequences:
- the LOC133029526 gene encoding uncharacterized protein LOC133029526: protein MLSPQGRGAREDDLFTEEKMALIPNSLKWMIHEFLRLKDKRDIITIHVPRGFIAPRTQITLSGEDLQQVATCDYIGNQGMLFGMMHIWESINGLRKIFKFYDPELLIVHGINDEEKSQSFDDAARRLANWLSLMNNNHQMFFIPWNIGMHWTLVVVTPRKIIHLNPISGRPIPEVIEQMIGR from the exons atgctttctccacaaggccgtggtgcacgggaagatgacttgttcacggaagagaagatggcgttgatccctaattcgctaaaatggatgattcatgaattcctgaggctcaaagataaacgtgatataatcacaattcatgtcccccgaggattcattgcaccgcgtacccagatcacgttatctggagaggatttgcagcaggttgctacgtgtgactacatcggcaaccagggaatgctgtttggaatgat gcacatatgggagagcatcaacggtctaagaaaaattttcaagttttacgacccagagcttctcatagtgcatgggatcaacgatgaagaaaagagtcagtcttttgacgatgcggcaagacgattggctaattggttatcattaatgaacaacaaccaccaaatgttctttattccttggaatatcgg gatgcattggacgctagtggtggttacgccaaggaaaattatccatttaaaccctataagtggccgcccaattcccgaagtaatagaacaaatgatcggaaggtaa